GTTGGGTTGTCATTATCTCTTCCACGGGTTTCTTAGGAAGTTGGAGCTCAGATTTCTCGAATAAAAGTACGGGATGGCTCTCTAAGATCCAGTCCTCCTCGCTAGACGCTGCAAGTTCTGCAGTTTTCATGACTCTAACTACTTCACTATCTTTGAGTAGGTCTGTTTCATCAATAATTCCGATAAGACTCCCTTCGTCATCTATCACAGGCAGAGCCATAGAGTTAGAAAGCAGAAGGGCTTTTAAGGCTGCTTTTAATGGAGTTCCTTTCCATACAACACTCACATACTTTTGATAATAGGGCTCAATTTCTATGTTTTTCATTTTTTCATTTGTGGATAGATATCTTCTTATTATGTCCCCTACGGTTAGAATTCCTATAACCTTATTTTCTTTATCTACTATAATAACCCTTCTGTAGCTGTGTTTTAAAA
This region of Thermococcus sp. MV5 genomic DNA includes:
- a CDS encoding CBS domain-containing protein translates to MKVKSLMTPDPVVIELPATRNYALELFKRHKVRSFPVVKRGTKELIGIVSIKRVLLHPDEDQLAMLVKRDVPTVHPNDSLKKAVNLILKHSYRRVIIVDKENKVIGILTVGDIIRRYLSTNEKMKNIEIEPYYQKYVSVVWKGTPLKAALKALLLSNSMALPVIDDEGSLIGIIDETDLLKDSEVVRVMKTAELAASSEEDWILESHPVLLFEKSELQLPKKPVEEIMTTQLKLATPHMSVYEVANIMTQEHIEQLPVIRGEGEIIGLIRDIDLLKAIVSAK